The following are from one region of the Flavobacteriaceae bacterium UJ101 genome:
- a CDS encoding hdr-like menaquinol oxidoreductase iron-sulfur subunit (Has menaquinol-oxidizing activity. HmeA, HmeB and HmeE subunits may together catalyze electron transfer from menaquinol to cytochrome c. Contains 1 4Fe-4S ferredoxin-type domain.) — protein MFKSIFKNKKSIPDSIDLTKEASQNLAETKLDRTLNQKVDRRNAIKGLTAGLLAGTGFAATSCSSFSSDKEKENAGLKWEEYFQKNYRLMTPEEKNEAVKRLERSYELQHNTKVSISDAGPLENVLYGYAFNISKCQGYMDCINACIKENNQDRKSDMQYIRIHEQQNGSMDFEHADDNYYHMVPAEGSFYMGTQCFHCENPPCVEVCPVKATWKEEDGIVVVDYNWCIGCRYCMAACPYDGRRFNWSTPEIPANELNKEQHYLGNRPRMKGVMEKCTFCIQRSRKGQLPACADACPTGARVFGNLLDPKSEIRWVLENKKVFRLKEDLGTEPKFWYYMD, from the coding sequence ATGTTTAAGAGTATATTTAAAAATAAAAAATCAATTCCTGATTCGATTGATCTAACCAAAGAAGCTTCACAAAATCTTGCAGAAACAAAGTTAGATCGTACGTTAAATCAAAAAGTAGATCGCCGTAACGCTATCAAAGGTTTAACAGCAGGATTATTGGCCGGAACTGGTTTTGCAGCAACATCATGCAGTTCTTTTTCGAGTGATAAAGAAAAAGAAAATGCAGGATTGAAATGGGAAGAGTATTTTCAAAAGAATTATCGTCTCATGACACCTGAAGAAAAAAATGAAGCTGTCAAACGTTTGGAAAGAAGTTATGAACTACAGCATAATACTAAAGTAAGCATTTCAGATGCTGGTCCTTTAGAAAATGTATTATACGGTTATGCCTTTAACATTTCAAAATGTCAAGGGTATATGGACTGTATTAATGCTTGTATAAAAGAAAACAACCAAGATCGTAAATCTGATATGCAATACATTCGAATTCATGAACAACAAAACGGTTCTATGGACTTCGAACATGCAGATGATAATTATTATCATATGGTTCCTGCAGAAGGGAGTTTTTATATGGGGACACAATGCTTCCATTGCGAAAATCCACCTTGTGTTGAAGTTTGTCCTGTAAAAGCAACTTGGAAAGAAGAAGATGGAATTGTAGTTGTAGATTACAACTGGTGTATTGGATGTCGTTATTGTATGGCTGCATGTCCATACGATGGTAGACGTTTTAATTGGTCTACACCTGAAATTCCAGCTAATGAGTTAAATAAAGAACAGCATTACTTAGGAAATCGTCCAAGAATGAAGGGTGTTATGGAAAAATGTACATTCTGTATCCAACGTTCTCGAAAAGGTCAATTACCTGCTTGTGCTGATGCATGTCCAACAGGAGCTCGTGTTTTTGGGAATTTATTAGATCCAAAAAGTGAAATTCGATGGGTATTAGAGAATAAAAAAGTATTTCGTTTAAAAGAAGATTTAGGTACAGAACCTAAGTTTTGGTATTATATGGACTAA
- the napA gene encoding nitrate reductase (Catalytic subunit of the periplasmic nitrate reductase (NAP). Only expressed at high levels during aerobic growth. NapAB complex receives electrons from the membrane-anchored tetraheme protein NapC, thus allowing electron flow between membrane and periplasm. Essential function for nitrate assimilation and may have a role in anaerobic metabolism; Belongs to the prokaryotic molybdopterin-containing oxidoreductase family. NasA/NapA/NarB subfamily; Contains 1 4Fe-4S Mo/W bis-MGD-type domain.; KEGG: dsf:UWK_03288 periplasmic nitrate reductase NapA) → MFEKKTNRREFLKKMAVMSAMTAAAALVPGIVFAEEQDANLPSGDINWTKGPCRFCGTGCGILVGTQNGKAVGVKGDPNCEVNKGLLCVKGYHQIMCINAKDRLKKALVRKNGVMVETPLEEALDLVASKMKGTMEEHGKDSVAMFTSGQSTIPEGYAASKLMKGAIGSNNLDCNARLCMASAVTGFLSSFGLDEPMGCYEDMDHADVVITWGNNMAEMHPVLFSRLLDQKQKRNLTIIDFATRKTRSSAASDKSIMFNPQTDLAVANAIAYEIIKNGWVNNQFVEEHCNFLKGKTNIGYGTEDHFKFKDEPKPISFEDYKKFLEDYTPEKVSKLSGVSVKDIKYMASLYGNPNKKVISFWCMGVNQHTRGTWMNNLIYNIHLLTGKISSPGNSPFSLTGQPSACGTAREVGTFTHKLPHGVVTNEHDREMAAKIWKVPVERIPAKPTYHATEMFRALDRGDIKFMWIQATNPLVSLPNLRRFRAGAKKDGRFIVVSDVFPTPTTDVADVILPSAWHIEKNGMYGNSERRTQYWQKMVDAPGDATSDAWMFIEVAKRMGYGDLFPYSKENHYEELYNEYRQFHAGKKHNMAPLEVLKRESGVIWPFVEDKNDPAGGKSTHWRYNAKYDPACSNGKDFDFYGKKDGRAIIWQRPYEAPAESPDQEYPFWLDTGRVIEHWHTGSMTRRIPVLHRAVPNAYVEIHPSDAKELGIVEGEPIKVTSRRGSMTLPASINGRGIPTKGQVFVPFFDENMLINDVTLDAFCPISKEPDYKKCAVKIEKV, encoded by the coding sequence ATGTTCGAAAAGAAAACAAATAGACGAGAGTTTTTAAAGAAAATGGCTGTCATGTCTGCTATGACTGCGGCAGCGGCTCTTGTACCCGGAATCGTATTTGCAGAAGAACAGGATGCAAATTTACCTTCAGGCGATATCAACTGGACGAAAGGTCCGTGTAGATTTTGCGGAACAGGTTGTGGAATTTTAGTAGGAACACAAAATGGAAAAGCAGTAGGAGTTAAAGGGGATCCTAATTGTGAAGTAAATAAAGGATTACTTTGTGTTAAAGGATATCACCAAATTATGTGTATCAATGCCAAAGATCGTTTAAAAAAGGCTTTAGTTAGGAAAAATGGTGTAATGGTTGAAACACCATTAGAAGAAGCTTTAGATTTAGTAGCTTCTAAAATGAAGGGAACCATGGAAGAACATGGAAAAGATTCTGTTGCCATGTTTACTTCAGGGCAATCTACTATTCCAGAAGGATATGCTGCATCAAAATTAATGAAAGGAGCGATTGGTTCTAACAACTTAGACTGTAATGCTCGTTTATGTATGGCCAGTGCCGTTACTGGTTTTCTATCATCTTTTGGTTTAGATGAACCAATGGGATGTTATGAAGATATGGATCATGCTGACGTAGTAATTACTTGGGGAAATAATATGGCTGAAATGCACCCTGTATTATTCTCAAGATTATTAGATCAAAAACAAAAACGAAATTTAACTATAATTGATTTTGCAACTCGAAAGACTCGCTCTAGTGCAGCTTCTGATAAATCAATTATGTTTAATCCTCAAACCGATTTAGCTGTAGCAAATGCAATCGCTTATGAAATTATTAAAAACGGTTGGGTAAATAATCAATTTGTTGAAGAACACTGTAATTTCCTTAAAGGAAAAACTAATATTGGTTACGGTACAGAAGATCATTTTAAATTTAAAGATGAGCCAAAACCTATTTCATTTGAAGATTACAAGAAGTTCTTAGAAGATTATACTCCTGAAAAAGTATCCAAATTATCAGGTGTTTCTGTAAAAGATATTAAATATATGGCTTCTCTATACGGGAATCCTAATAAAAAGGTTATTTCTTTCTGGTGTATGGGTGTAAACCAACATACTCGAGGAACTTGGATGAATAACCTTATTTATAATATTCACTTATTAACTGGTAAAATTTCTTCTCCAGGGAACAGTCCTTTCTCATTAACAGGACAACCAAGTGCTTGTGGTACTGCTCGTGAAGTAGGTACTTTTACTCATAAATTACCTCATGGTGTTGTAACAAACGAACATGATAGAGAAATGGCTGCTAAAATATGGAAAGTTCCTGTAGAAAGAATCCCAGCTAAACCTACTTATCATGCTACGGAAATGTTCCGAGCATTAGACCGTGGAGATATTAAGTTTATGTGGATACAGGCTACTAATCCATTAGTTTCTTTACCTAATCTTCGTCGATTCAGAGCTGGGGCTAAAAAAGATGGACGTTTTATTGTCGTGTCTGATGTATTCCCTACTCCAACCACTGATGTTGCTGATGTAATTTTACCATCAGCATGGCATATTGAAAAAAATGGTATGTATGGAAATTCTGAAAGAAGAACTCAATATTGGCAAAAAATGGTTGATGCTCCTGGTGATGCTACATCTGATGCTTGGATGTTCATTGAAGTAGCAAAACGTATGGGATATGGAGATCTTTTCCCGTACTCAAAAGAAAACCATTACGAAGAACTTTATAATGAATATAGACAATTCCATGCTGGGAAAAAACACAATATGGCTCCTTTAGAAGTTTTAAAACGTGAGTCAGGTGTTATTTGGCCTTTTGTGGAAGATAAAAATGACCCCGCTGGAGGAAAATCAACTCACTGGCGTTACAATGCTAAATATGATCCAGCTTGTAGCAACGGGAAAGACTTTGATTTTTATGGGAAAAAAGATGGAAGAGCGATTATTTGGCAAAGACCTTATGAAGCTCCAGCAGAATCTCCTGATCAAGAATATCCTTTCTGGTTAGATACTGGACGTGTTATTGAACACTGGCACACAGGATCTATGACAAGAAGAATTCCTGTTTTACATAGAGCAGTACCTAATGCTTATGTAGAAATACATCCATCAGATGCTAAAGAATTAGGAATTGTTGAAGGAGAACCTATAAAAGTTACTTCACGAAGAGGTTCAATGACTTTACCTGCTTCAATAAACGGTCGTGGTATTCCTACTAAAGGACAAGTATTTGTACCATTCTTTGATGAAAACATGTTAATCAATGATGTAACACTTGATGCCTTTTGTCCTATTTCAAAAGAGCCAGATTATAAAAAGTGTGCTGTAAAAATTGAAAAAGTTTAA
- the moeA gene encoding molybdopterin molybdotransferase (Microtubule-associated protein involved in membrane protein-cytoskeleton interactions. It is thought to anchor the inhibitory glycine receptor (GLYR) to subsynaptic microtubules (By similarity). Catalyzes two steps in the biosynthesis of the molybdenum cofactor. In the first step, molybdopterin is adenylated. Subsequently, molybdate is inserted into adenylated molybdopterin and AMP is released (By similarity); In the N-terminal sectio; belongs to the MoaB/Mog family; In the C-terminal sectio; belongs to the MoeA family.; KEGG: ant:Arnit_0501 molybdopterin molybdotransferase), with amino-acid sequence MTMISVEKAIDYIENVECNPQEVKVSVSRKIIDTIFAEDVHSTYTLPLFNQSAMDGYAVCFGEELHFRILEEEVKAGDDRMISLKKGEAVRIFTGAPVPDTADAVIMQEKVTIKEGMLYVEGDYHKGQNIRYKGEEIQKGDKVFEAGEKITPATVGVLASLGISEVNVYRKPKIAIIVTGNELSSIHKELAYGEIYDSNTYTLGSFLEEQRIEHIHYYHVKDNLEETQKIISEALKAHDIVLITGGVSVGDYDFVKESLDHNGVEEVFYKIKQKPGKPLFFGKVENTFVFGLPGNPAAALTCSYVYVLPLIKRFKGQDSIHLKRLSGIAVNSYKKKGNRAHFLKAIFNDGKVEILDGQGSGMMHSFAKSNALVYMPESKMEIKREENVENIIMLY; translated from the coding sequence ATGACAATGATATCAGTAGAAAAAGCTATAGATTATATAGAAAATGTTGAGTGTAATCCGCAAGAAGTAAAAGTATCAGTCTCTAGAAAAATAATCGATACTATTTTTGCTGAAGATGTACATTCAACCTATACATTACCTTTATTTAATCAATCTGCAATGGACGGATATGCTGTTTGTTTTGGAGAAGAATTGCATTTTAGAATTTTAGAAGAAGAGGTAAAGGCTGGAGATGATAGGATGATTTCTCTAAAAAAAGGTGAAGCAGTTCGGATTTTTACAGGTGCTCCTGTTCCAGATACTGCTGATGCTGTAATTATGCAGGAAAAAGTAACGATAAAGGAAGGTATGCTTTATGTAGAAGGAGATTATCATAAAGGTCAAAATATTCGTTACAAAGGGGAGGAAATTCAGAAAGGAGATAAAGTATTTGAAGCTGGAGAAAAAATTACACCCGCAACAGTTGGTGTTTTAGCTAGTTTAGGAATTTCTGAAGTGAATGTATATAGAAAACCTAAAATAGCAATTATTGTCACAGGTAATGAATTATCATCTATTCATAAAGAGCTTGCTTATGGTGAAATATACGATTCTAATACCTATACATTAGGTTCTTTTTTAGAGGAACAGAGAATTGAACATATACATTATTATCATGTAAAAGATAATTTAGAAGAAACACAAAAAATTATTTCAGAAGCACTGAAAGCACATGATATTGTTTTAATAACAGGAGGAGTTTCCGTAGGAGATTATGATTTTGTGAAAGAGTCTCTTGACCATAATGGTGTAGAAGAGGTTTTCTATAAAATTAAACAGAAGCCAGGAAAACCTTTATTTTTTGGGAAGGTTGAGAATACTTTTGTTTTTGGGCTTCCCGGAAATCCAGCAGCAGCTTTAACTTGTTCATATGTATATGTTTTACCTTTAATTAAACGTTTCAAAGGACAAGATTCAATTCATTTAAAACGTTTATCAGGAATTGCTGTAAACTCTTATAAAAAGAAAGGGAATCGAGCACATTTTCTAAAAGCCATTTTTAATGATGGAAAAGTTGAAATATTAGATGGACAAGGTTCAGGAATGATGCATTCATTTGCTAAAAGTAATGCATTAGTTTATATGCCAGAAAGTAAAATGGAAATAAAGAGAGAAGAGAATGTAGAAAATATTATAATGTTATATTAA
- a CDS encoding transcriptional regulator ModE (The ModE-Mo complex acts as a repressor of the modABC operon, involved in the transport of molybdate. Upon binding molybdate, the conformation of the protein changes, promoting dimerization of ModE-Mo. The protein dimer is then competent to bind a DNA region, upstream of the modABC operon. Acts also as an enhancer of the expression of genes coding for molybdoenzymes, both directly and indirectly (By similarity); Belongs to the ModE family.), with translation MKFKVKSRVWIESEEGVFLGEGRIHLLKLVDELGSISKAAKELKMSYKKAWFLLDSMNKQAPMLILMKKTGGKNGGGAELTKYGKKIIDDFEQLNTSCWNFLDDEFEKIDFTKY, from the coding sequence ATGAAGTTTAAAGTAAAAAGTAGGGTTTGGATAGAAAGTGAAGAAGGTGTTTTCTTGGGAGAGGGAAGAATTCATTTGTTAAAATTAGTTGATGAATTGGGTTCCATTAGCAAGGCTGCAAAAGAATTAAAAATGTCTTATAAAAAAGCCTGGTTTTTATTAGATTCAATGAATAAACAAGCCCCAATGTTAATTTTAATGAAAAAAACAGGAGGAAAAAATGGTGGAGGTGCAGAACTAACTAAATATGGAAAAAAAATAATCGATGATTTTGAACAACTTAATACATCTTGTTGGAATTTTTTAGATGATGAATTTGAAAAAATAGATTTTACAAAATATTAA
- the mobA gene encoding molybdenum cofactor guanylyltransferase (Transfers a GMP moiety from GTP to Mo-molybdopterin (Mo- MPT) cofactor (Moco or molybdenum cofactor) to form Mo- molybdopterin guanine dinucleotide (Mo-MGD) cofactor; Belongs to the MobA family.; KEGG: fco:FCOL_02040 molybdopterin-guanine dinucleotide biosynthesis protein A), with the protein MGMNKGLCVLHDERFIQLLINELEILFKDMVLVASIEEYDVFEIEKIEDIIPDKGPIGGIYTALNKSETEDNIIVSCDIPLISSDVLKLLVEDKSNADVVQLATKSKNMPLIARYKKKLEPFFLEKIKNNDLKLNKVLKELNVKTIVVSEEQEKQLQNINTPIELKKIQNES; encoded by the coding sequence ATGGGAATGAATAAAGGATTATGTGTTTTACATGATGAAAGATTTATTCAATTATTAATTAATGAGTTAGAGATTTTATTTAAAGATATGGTTTTAGTTGCTTCTATTGAAGAATATGATGTTTTTGAAATAGAAAAAATAGAAGATATTATACCTGATAAAGGACCAATAGGAGGTATTTATACAGCACTAAATAAAAGTGAAACAGAAGATAATATAATTGTAAGCTGTGATATTCCTTTAATTAGTTCAGATGTATTAAAATTATTGGTAGAAGATAAATCAAATGCAGATGTAGTTCAATTGGCTACAAAGAGTAAAAACATGCCTTTAATAGCACGTTATAAGAAAAAATTAGAGCCTTTTTTCTTAGAAAAAATAAAGAATAATGATTTAAAATTGAATAAGGTTTTAAAAGAATTAAATGTTAAAACAATTGTAGTTTCAGAGGAGCAAGAAAAACAGTTACAAAACATTAATACACCAATAGAATTAAAAAAAATTCAAAATGAAAGTTAA
- a CDS encoding SAMP-activating enzyme E1 (Likely activates multiple ubiquitin-like SAMPs for protein conjugation as well as for sulfur transfer, via ATP- dependent adenylation at their C-terminus. In fact, it is required for the formation of all three SAMP1-, SAMP2- and SAMP3-protein conjugates, and for molybdenum cofactor (MoCo) biosynthesis and thiolation of tRNAs; Belongs to the HesA/MoeB/ThiF family.): protein MDKERYSRHIKLSEIGIEGQQKLLEAKVLVIGAGGLGCPVLQYLVAAGVGTVGIIDDDVVEKSNLQRQILFGVSDIGKNKARAVKNRLNNLNPDVQIEAIPERLSSKNALKLFEDYDIIVDGTDNFSTRYMVNDACILANKPLVSGAIYKFEGQVAVLNYKGSASYRCLFPKLPKQDLIPSCNEIGVLGVLPGIIGTLQANEVLKMILGLENILKGQLLVYSALKNEMNVFHIARNESEIQQVKEKKDFFETTDYEVLCGVKDESVEEITVDEFLNNIDKKLVQIIDVREKEELELDPIALDFSIQHIPLGKIQDSLELVDKEKKKIIFCQKGMRSLKAVKILKEHKIDHSVSLKGGASELFKMIIEKV from the coding sequence ATGGATAAGGAACGATACAGTAGACATATTAAATTATCTGAAATAGGAATAGAAGGGCAACAAAAATTACTTGAAGCAAAAGTTTTGGTTATAGGAGCTGGAGGTTTGGGGTGTCCTGTGTTACAGTATTTAGTAGCAGCTGGAGTTGGAACAGTGGGAATAATAGATGATGATGTCGTTGAAAAGTCCAATTTGCAGCGACAAATTTTGTTTGGAGTATCTGATATTGGTAAAAATAAAGCACGAGCAGTAAAAAATCGTTTGAATAATTTAAATCCTGATGTACAAATTGAAGCTATTCCAGAACGTTTAAGTTCTAAAAATGCTTTAAAATTATTTGAAGATTATGATATTATTGTCGATGGTACCGATAATTTTTCCACTCGATATATGGTAAATGATGCCTGTATCTTAGCTAATAAACCACTTGTTTCTGGAGCTATTTATAAATTTGAAGGACAAGTAGCTGTTTTAAATTATAAAGGATCAGCAAGCTACCGTTGTTTATTCCCTAAATTACCTAAACAAGATTTAATTCCTAGTTGTAATGAAATAGGAGTATTGGGTGTGTTACCAGGTATTATAGGAACATTGCAAGCAAATGAAGTATTAAAAATGATTCTAGGTTTAGAAAATATATTAAAAGGACAGTTATTAGTATATTCTGCTTTGAAAAATGAGATGAATGTGTTTCATATTGCTCGAAATGAATCTGAAATTCAACAAGTAAAGGAGAAAAAAGATTTTTTTGAAACAACAGATTATGAAGTATTATGCGGAGTGAAAGATGAATCAGTTGAAGAAATAACAGTAGATGAATTTTTAAATAATATAGATAAAAAATTAGTTCAAATTATCGATGTTCGTGAGAAAGAAGAATTGGAATTAGATCCTATAGCTTTGGATTTTTCAATTCAACATATTCCATTAGGAAAAATACAAGATTCATTAGAATTAGTAGATAAAGAGAAAAAGAAAATAATCTTTTGTCAAAAAGGAATGAGAAGTTTAAAAGCGGTTAAAATTTTGAAAGAACATAAAATTGATCATAGTGTAAGCTTAAAAGGTGGAGCAAGTGAATTGTTTAAAATGATAATAGAAAAAGTATGA
- the MOCS2|moaE gene encoding molybdopterin synthase (Catalytic subunit of the molybdopterin synthase complex, a complex that catalyzes the conversion of precursor Z into molybdopterin. Acts by mediating the incorporation of 2 sulfur atoms from thiocarboxylated MOCS2A into precursor Z to generate a dithiolene group; Belongs to the MoaE family. MOCS2B subfamily.; KEGG: shg:Sph21_0143 molybdopterin synthase catalytic subunit) — MTKKIKNVFVEGPISPEKIAQSIANHQVKTNIGAHNIFLGQVRADVIEGKEVKAIEYSAYEEMALKEFHKIREAAFEQFDLTCMHIYHSLGVVKAGEICLFVFVSSPRRKEVFKALEFVVEEIKANVPVFGKELFEDDSYQWKENH, encoded by the coding sequence ATGACGAAAAAAATAAAAAATGTCTTTGTAGAAGGTCCTATTTCTCCAGAAAAAATAGCACAATCTATCGCAAATCATCAAGTAAAAACTAATATTGGAGCTCATAATATTTTTTTAGGGCAAGTTAGAGCTGATGTAATAGAAGGAAAAGAAGTTAAAGCTATAGAGTATTCGGCATATGAAGAAATGGCTTTAAAAGAGTTTCATAAAATTCGAGAAGCAGCTTTTGAACAGTTTGATTTAACATGTATGCATATTTACCATAGTTTAGGTGTGGTAAAAGCAGGTGAAATATGTCTTTTTGTATTTGTATCATCACCAAGAAGAAAAGAAGTTTTTAAGGCTTTAGAATTTGTAGTAGAAGAAATCAAAGCTAATGTACCTGTTTTTGGTAAAGAACTTTTTGAAGATGATTCTTATCAATGGAAGGAAAATCATTAA
- the moaC gene encoding cyclic pyranopterin phosphate synthase (Together with MoaA, is involved in the conversion of 5'- GTP to cyclic pyranopterin monophosphate (cPMP or molybdopterin precursor Z); Belongs to the MoaC family.; KEGG: gfo:GFO_0453 cyclic pyranopterin phosphate synthase) — protein sequence MVDITHKSNTLRIATAQAVVKVSKQETIEAIQNDTVPKGNVFAMSKAVGLLAVKKTPDILADCHPLPIEFTGIDYEINDLEIIVKVTIKTIYKTGVEVEAMHGASAVALNMYDMLKPIDKGIEIQNIKLLKKKGGKSDFKDKFSKELTARVIVCSDSISAGKKEDKAGKAIIKKLEECNVAITDYVIIPDEPFDIEQKIEKSLEEETDLVIFTGGTGLSKRDVTPETIIPLLDTRIPGIEEAIRSYGQDRTPYSMLSRSVVGLKNNSLILALPGSTKGAAESMDAIFPFVMHIFNVIKGVQHYT from the coding sequence ATGGTTGATATAACACATAAATCCAATACACTTCGAATTGCAACAGCTCAAGCTGTAGTAAAAGTAAGTAAGCAAGAGACGATAGAAGCTATTCAAAATGATACAGTTCCAAAGGGAAATGTTTTTGCAATGTCAAAAGCAGTGGGATTACTAGCAGTGAAAAAAACACCTGATATTTTAGCAGACTGCCATCCTTTACCTATCGAGTTTACAGGGATTGATTACGAAATTAATGATTTGGAAATAATTGTTAAAGTAACTATTAAAACTATTTATAAAACAGGAGTAGAGGTTGAGGCAATGCATGGGGCAAGTGCTGTTGCTTTGAATATGTACGATATGCTTAAACCTATTGATAAGGGAATAGAGATTCAAAATATTAAATTGTTAAAGAAAAAAGGAGGGAAGTCAGATTTTAAAGATAAATTTAGTAAAGAATTAACCGCACGTGTTATTGTTTGCTCTGATTCAATTTCAGCAGGAAAAAAAGAAGACAAAGCAGGAAAGGCTATTATAAAAAAATTAGAAGAATGTAATGTAGCTATTACAGATTATGTTATCATTCCAGATGAACCTTTTGATATAGAACAAAAAATAGAAAAATCACTTGAAGAAGAAACCGATTTAGTTATTTTTACAGGAGGTACAGGTTTATCAAAACGTGATGTAACACCCGAAACGATCATTCCTTTACTCGATACTCGAATTCCTGGAATCGAAGAAGCCATTCGAAGTTATGGGCAAGATCGAACACCGTATTCTATGCTCTCACGAAGTGTAGTTGGCTTAAAAAATAATAGTCTAATTTTGGCTTTGCCAGGATCCACAAAAGGTGCAGCAGAATCAATGGATGCTATTTTTCCATTTGTAATGCATATATTTAATGTTATAAAAGGAGTACAACATTATACATAA